The Pseudomonadota bacterium nucleotide sequence GGGGAAGAAGGCGCAGTTCGAAGTTAAGATCCACGAGGTTTTGGGTGCCGTTTTGCCTGAAATTAATGCCGATTTTGCTAAGCAGCTAGGTTTTGAGGATGGTGATGTAGGCAAGCTTCGTGTTGATGTTAAGAAAAACGTCGATTCTGAGGTTCGCAAGCGATTGGCGTCGCGTCAAAAGGATCTCGTCATGAAGGCGCTGCTTGATCAGGAAGAGTTTGACGTGCCGCAAGCATTGATCGATGAAGAGGGGCAGAGGCTTGCTGAGCGAATGAAGCAGAACATGGAATCGCGCGGCTTGAAAGTTGGGGAGGTTACTCTTCCCAAAGAGATGTTCGTCGAAGAAGCCACGCGTCGCGTTAAACTGGGGTTAATCATTGCGTATATCGCAGAAAAAAATGAATTGCAGCCTAAGCCCTATCAACTTAAAGAAGAGGTTGAGGAAATGGCGACTGGATATGAAAAACCCCAGGAAATTCGAGATTGGTACTACAAAAACCCTCAGCGATTGAGAGAGTTAGAATCGTTCGTGGTTGAGAAGAATGTGGTGACTTGGGCTTTAGAAAAAGCGCAGGTAAAGGAAGTTAAATTGAGCTTTGACGAACTCATGGGTATAGATCAATGACGATGAATGGTAGTGATTATCTAGCGCCCGCTGCGCTTGGGATGGTGCCGATGGTCATTGAGCAAAGTGGCCGAGGAGAGAGAGCCTACGACATTTACTCACGTCTTTTGAAAGAGCGAGTTATCTTTTTGGTAGGGCCGGTAAATGAGTTAACCGCCAATTTGGTGGTTGCGCAGCTTCTGTTTCTCGAGTCTGAGAACCCTGATAAGGACATTTCATTCTATATCAACTCTCCAGGTGGTGTTGTCTCAGCAGGTATGGCCATCTATGACACCATGCAGTTTATTAAGCCCGACGTAAGTACGTTGTGTATCGGCCAGGCAGCGAGTATGGGAGCATTTTTACTGACAGCGGGCCAAAAAGGTAAGCGATTTGTGCTTCCAAACTCTCGCGTAATGATTCATCAACCACTTGGTGGCTTTCAAGGGCAAGCGTCTGATATTGAAATTCACGCAAAAGAG carries:
- the clpP gene encoding ATP-dependent Clp endopeptidase proteolytic subunit ClpP; this translates as MTMNGSDYLAPAALGMVPMVIEQSGRGERAYDIYSRLLKERVIFLVGPVNELTANLVVAQLLFLESENPDKDISFYINSPGGVVSAGMAIYDTMQFIKPDVSTLCIGQAASMGAFLLTAGQKGKRFVLPNSRVMIHQPLGGFQGQASDIEIHAKEILYLKDRLNRLLSEHTGQSIESIKKDTDRDNFLGAEEAVTYGLVDEILSKRS